Genomic segment of Triticum aestivum cultivar Chinese Spring chromosome 6A, IWGSC CS RefSeq v2.1, whole genome shotgun sequence:
TGGGTACCTTTTCACTTCCAAAATCCAGATGCAGATCGCCTAGGGAAGGAACATTAGCAAGGAGCTGACTTAACTCGAGAGTCTTGTCCGAACGAATGCCAGTTTTAATAAGGCTCAGCTTTGAAAGCTGTGGTAGAAAACCAAAATACAACGGATACTCAGAAGAGAACCAATTATCATAGGTCAACCGTTGGAGTTTTGGTACACATATCTCGACCTCAATCTCAACAAGTCGATCATGTTCTACTTGCACCACAGAATGGAACCCTGAGTCACAACGGGTTAAACGCAAATACTCCAAGCGCTTGGAAGTGCTGAGGATCTTGGGAATGTCCAGTTCACCAAACCTCATATTTTCCAGCAACAGGCTCGTAAGGCCAGCAAATGCACGCGGACAAGCACCAAATAAATCATTGAACTGTTTCGCAAACTGGAGGAGGTCAGCAGAAGAGCAGAGGCCATGATGCTTCTTCGTTACAATCTCAAACTCAGCTGTGCCAACCTTCTGGGTTGCCATGGCACGGGCGACAGATCTTCCAATGGTGAGAGAGTTATCAGGCAACAAGACAAATCTAATTTTGAGTTCGCTGATGGTAACTTCCGGGCTCCTTGTGCTCAAGATGATATCCGTTACATGAGCCACAACACGGTTGGTTCTGAGCACTTGCTTGAGGCTGAAAGTTAGGTAGAAGCGCAAGAGCATGGTAGGGAGCTTCAGCAATTGCTTGGAGAGGATGCAAGTCCTTATAGCATCGAGCGTGTCCACCCTCTCCAGAATGTTGAGCAGAAGGTCATTGGGCAGATTGCTAAGCCTGTTTTCGATTACATTGCTTGCAGCGGCTTCGTCGCGAGTTGCTTTTTGCGTTGCATTTAGCTGGAACAACAAATAATCAGCATTTTGAGGATGAACCTTAGGTTGTGTACAAAACACCAGGCACAAAAGAAGCAGCACTTACATTGCGTCTGCGACGACTGCTTTTGTTCTTCATGGCTGATGATCGGATCAACAAATGTCTTTGCCGTATGTACTTTGTTGGATCTGTGACAATGGCGGACGCCCGAGCTGGCCTGAAATCGCCCTCCTTCTCCTCCTGTTGTGTTTATTTAGGCCGACGCCACAAAGCAGACTAATCTCCTTCGAAAGGGAGGAGGATCGTGATTAAAAGTTTTGAGCAAACAGACTCTGAATTCGAAATTAGTCCTCTCTTCCCCGACTGCACAAGGAAATCAACTCTTCTCCCGCCCCCGTCTCCCGCCAGATTGCTTCCCCTAAACGCAGCCAGGCGTAATAACACAGTTGGTGGCCGACGGCGGAGGGGAGTGGTGGCGGCCGACTGCGGACGGTAGGGGCGGGGTCTGCGTTGTCACAGGGATGGCCGCGGAGGAGagtggtggcggcgggcggcgggcgacgCAGGGGATGGCGGCGGGGTAGAGTGGTGGTGGACGGCGGTGGAGCGGGAGGGGTTGCCGAAGGGGCGGCGCCTGCGGCCGAGTGGATAGATCCGCACGAGTTTTCTTTTTCGGTTATGCTTCCTCGTATGCTAGCATTTTTTTACAGAGagatttttttctcaaaaaaaaacaattttttttacaATAAAAAACCGTAACATGGCCAAGTTTTTGGGCAACATGGTTCGCCTCTCTAGGGCAGTAAATTTATTTAGATAAGTTCCTTTTTATAGAAGAATACATTAATATCGTGAATATACCAATTACACTCTGCATCAATAAGGCATCGAAAGACATCAGGAATGAACACacccaaaaacaaaaataaaaaaagatagaaatataaaaacaaagacCTCGTCGCAGTGATGAAACACTCACAACAACAACACTCTAACCACCACCAAAAACGACACCCGGATTACATAAGAGGTTCTCCAAAAGCGACGCCTCCAGGAAGGAAATAATGCACACGCGTTGTTGTCGCCCGATCAATGATCTTGAGTTTTCACCCTGGAGAGAGTCTGAGATCCCAAAAACAATGCCTTTGCAAGACCATTGTCAGGTACAACCAATGAAGGCCAGACCTTGGGCTTTCACCCTGGAGATCATGGCTCGGTGGTCGAGAAGCACCCCCAAAAATGTTGTACACATGTGTTGCCACCCCCTCCTAACAAGGTCGCCGCTGCAAGTCTTCAACACCGGACACACAGGAAAAAAAACTATGCCGCCATTCTTCAATGCAACCAAAACTCCTCTCTGCCGTTACAAGTCTCTAATCACAGCCACCATGACTTTCTTCACTCAACACCATGGAAATCTATACTTAGACATGTCCCATGGCACTAACAAGGTAGCGAAGCTTCGCGCCATGCCCTCCTGAAGCCTCTCTAGCCAAAGATGAGGGCACGCCCGACCGGATCAATTCTAATCTTGGTATCCAGTGGCGCCATGCTCCAAAAGCTGAGATATCTGAGTGAAAGACAGGAACCCGTTGGTGTCCAGATCGAGGAGGCTGGCATGAAGTAGATCGAAATTTTGGAGCATAAAGAATAGGAAGGCCAACCACTGCAGGACTCCCCTGGATCCCGACGGGCCGGATCTGGGCAGTGCCGCCACTGGCTGCCGCTAACCCAGACGAGAACTGCTGCCTCGACCAGCCCTCCACGACCGGGACGAAGAACCGAAGACCGGTCACCTCCAAGCTCTGCccagcgccgccgcgcccccgATCGTCGGCCCGCGCCGCGCCCCTAGATGCGGAGAGGAGAGAGGTCCCCGCCGCCACCAGCACCAACCAGGCTTTGCCCGACGGTGGCGAGGGTAGAGGATGGAGGAGGGGGATGCTACTCCGGCCGCGATTGGATAACCTCCCGTGACGCGCTCGCCAGGCGTGTCGCAGGAGCAATCCGTTTTTCACACTTGGTTTGGTTGGATCTGAGATAAGTTCCTATAGCTGAAACCCTAAATTTTAGCCCACAAAACTTAACTCTTCAGATAAAACAGCTTCTAAACAAGCACCTAAATCTTAACTCCCTAAagaaatttctttgcaaatttttctaagggtgtggctaggtctcaatcgattgagatttaaccaagtcttaATCAAATGACTTAAAATGcaagagagcgagagagagagaaataagAAACTGAAAAGAAATTTTCTACACAAATCTCAATTGAAGATATCACGGATATAGCACCGACTAAGACTCTGAGACTTAGTGAGACTGTTTCTCTAACTTTTGATTTACATACTTCACTTCAACTACATATTTACACACATGCCTAATCCAAACTTGATAATTAAAGTTCACACAATTCACGACCATTACAAATTAAAAAAGGCTAATTTAATTATTCAAATTCAAACGCACAAAAGGGTCCAAATGTGAAGTAATAATCCATAGCATTATAGAGGCACATCAATCAAGTGTTATGAAGTGCCCACAAGTGCTCAACAAAATCATCTAGGAGTTGGATATGAACTTGTCGGTTCTCGATACAgcgaggaacctttgtatcatgttTGCATTGTGTTCCGGATCGATAGGATCCCCATTGAACATGTTTCGAACGTTCTCTGGTATCCTTCTCTCTATGACGCTCGAATAATTAACCTACAgtaaactctgctaatgatgccacgtcacctcggttactgttgataatctcgcgataGTTCAAAATCGGTTAAAAAtttaaatttaaaataaagtcaaaatttaAAGTTTTCAAATATCAAAAAAATAAATTGTTCAAAATGTGCCAAATAATCAGTTGTTTATATTGGTGGTGGACCACCATTTTTATAAAGTGTTTTAAATGTCCTAGAATAATTAAAACAGTGGCCTAAGCAACTAATTAAATACCTTTAAAAAATACTAACTAACTTATTTAAGTGCCAAACTTAAATGTGACAGAAGCCTAACTTGTGACACAAATTTAGATGCAAGGattgtattttataaaactaaaactaTATGAAAAGAAATTAGAAAAGATAAAAATTTAGAAAGAAGAACAAAAGAAAAGGAGCCACACCCCCTGCCCACCTCGGCCTCAGCCTTCGGCCCAGCTTGCAGGCCGGCCAACCCACCCCCGCTTCCCCTTATTCCCCCATAACCCTAGCCCACCTCCCGCAAGAACTCCCACTCCCCACACTTCTTCCCCCACCACGATCCACCTCCCTCTCATCTGCCTCCCCTGATTGGATCGAGAGGATCAACCTCGATGCCGCCGTCCGGCAACACGCCGCTGGACCAGGTTGCCGTCGCCCGGAAcgccgcctcgaccacgcctcccTCATCGGACTGCCTCCCTTGCGTGTGTCGTCCCCNNNNNNNNNNNNNNNNNNNNNNNNNNNNNNNNNNNNNNNNNNNNNNNNNNNNNNNNNNNNNNNNNNNNNNNNNNNNNNNNNNNNNNNNNNNNNNNNNNNNNNNNNNNNNNNNNNNNNNNNNNNNNNNNNNNNNNNNNNNNNNNNNNNNNNNNNNNNNNNNNNNNNNNNNNNNNNNNNNNNNNNNNNNNNNNNNNNNNNTCCCCCACCTCGATCACCACTGCCTTGTCCCCTACGACCCGTCGTGAggaccccctcctctccccctttcccTCTGTCAATGCCCCGGCCTCCTCTACCGCGCGCACACACGTGCCACGCCCGTCGCGGCCCTCTGCTCGTCGCTCCGCTCAGAGCCGCGCCTCACGCCTCGCCCTTCCCCCATCTCCGTCACGCTCTAGCGCCCGCTcatggccgccgccgcccttcgccgtcCCGCACCCGAGCGTCCTGCGTGCGCTCGGCCGCGCTCACCACTGCATCCGTGATGCCCCCGCGCACTCCCCGCCGCGTCGAGCCCGCGCATGCCCTGCTCGCTCCCTTTGCCTACTGCTGCTGCTCACACCAACCCCGCCACCGCGCGTTCACCGCAGCGCCCACTGCTGCGGCCTCGCTGCGGCCTCACTGCGGCCTCGCTGGCCCGCACGCTCGCAGCCGCCTCCGCTCGTGCTCGCCGCTCGCCATTGTCGCTCGCCCCGTTCCTGCCCAGGTCGCGCCTGCCGTTCCCGCACGCGGCCGCAGCCCCTGGCGCGCACGCGCCCTCGNNNNNNNNNNNNNNNNNNNNNNNNNNNNNNNNNNNNNNNNNNNNNNNNNNNNNNNNNNNNNNNNNNNNNNNNNNNNNNNNNNNNNNNNNNNNNNNNNNNNNNNNNNNNNNNNNNNNNNNNNNNNNNNNNNNNNNNNNNNNNNNNNNNNNNNNNNNNNNNNNNNNNNNNNNNNNNNNNNNNNNNNNNNNNNNNNNNNNNNNNNNNNNNNNNNNNNNNNNNNNNNNNNNNNNNNNNNNNNNNNNNNNNNNNNNNNNNNNNNNNNNNNNNNNNNNNNNNNNNNNNNNNNNNNNNNNNNNNNNNNNNNNNNNNNNNNNNNNNNNNNNNNNNNNNNNNNNNNNNNNNNNNNNNNNNNNNNNNNNNNNNNNNNNNNNNNNNNNNNNNNNNNNNNNNNNNNNNNNNNNNNNNNNNNNNNNNNNNNNNNNNNNNNNNNNNNNNNNNNNNNNNNNNNNNNNNNNNNNNNNNNNNNNNNNNNNNNNNNNNNNNNNNNNNNNNNNNNNNNNNNNNNNNNNNNNNNNNNNNNNNNNNNNNNNNNNNNNNNNNNNNNNNNNNNNNNNNNNNNNNNNNNNNNNNNNNNNNNNNNNNNNNNNNNNNNNNNNNNNNNNNNNNNNNNNNNNNNNNNNNNNNNNNNNNNNNNNNNNNNNNNNNNNNNNNNNNNNNNNNNNNNNNNNNNNNNNNNNNNNNNNNNNNNNNNNNNaacgcccgcgccgcgccgccgaccACGCGTTCGGCTCCAGTGCCCAGCTGTGCCCGCTCGGCCCTCTCTTGGGTCGGGCACCCGCAGCGCCCAGCGCCCAGCGCCGAACCCACTAtggccccaggggcctatgacatgggggccccacacCCCCCAGAatgttttttataaaaaaagaattaaaataaataataataataataataataataataaagaattaattgacttaattaaatttgattaattaaactagacaattaattaaactaattaatcataattagattactctaataactaattaaaccgtagctcagatggaaaaatttgtacatgaaagttgctcagaacgacgagacgaatctggatacgcagcccgttcgtccgccacacatccctagcatagcgaacacgcaactttccccctccgattcatttgtccgaaaacgtgaaacaccgggaacattttcccgaatgtttccccccttcaccagtatcacctcATACCATGTTAGGGCACCTCTAGCatcgctacttgtcatgtcatgcatcgctatgcatctgtttgcattatattcattgtttcttccccctcttctctccgatagactatgagactgacgccgctgctggtgccccgatcgactacgctgttgacgacccctctttcttgccagagcaaccaggcaagcccccccccttgatcaccagatatcgcctattcttctctctactgcttgcattagagtagtgtagcatgttactgctttccgttaatcctatcctgatgcatagcatgtcattgttgctacagttattgataccttacctgcaatcctaaatgcttagtatatgatgctagtttatcatcaatggccctacattcttgtctgtctgccatgatatactatcgggtcgtgatcacgttgggtgttgatcacgggtatatactatacatattatatgatacctatgatgactaaagtcgggtcgactcgtggagtacccgcgagtgattcatggattgggtccgaaaggacgtttgtcctgatggccctctgagtggatatttgtggcggagcgacagggtaagttgagaccacctaggagagaggtgggcctggccctggtcggcgtccgcggttatttcaaaataacacgcttaacgagatctaggtatttgatctgagtctggccactggcctatacgcactaaccaactacacaggaacagttatgggcactcgacgtcgtggtatcagccgaagcctttgtgacgtcagtgactgagcggcgcgcgccgg
This window contains:
- the LOC123131188 gene encoding uncharacterized protein, which produces MKNKSSRRRRNLNATQKATRDEAAASNVIENRLSNLPNDLLLNILERVDTLDAIRTCILSKQLLKLPTMLLRFYLTFSLKQVLRTNRVVAHVTDIILSTRSPEVTISELKIRFVLLPDNSLTIGRSVARAMATQKVGTAEFEIVTKKHHGLCSSADLLQFAKQFNDLFGACPRAFAGLTSLLLENMRFGELDIPKILSTSKRLEYLRLTRCDSGFHSVVQVEHDRLVEIEVEICVPKLQRLTYDNWFSSEYPLYFGFLPQLSKLSLIKTGIRSDKTLELSQLLANVPSLGDLHLDFGSEKIWILPECPKLVTPVLNKLQHVNLDHLPEGCDLAWTMFILKVAPSLKELCITVWDHWCIMITNKELRKKYCFCEKADVKWKPYAPDFKNKNLAKLTIYGFQPDDNFMRCIGCVVEHAVNITEISLYGRKVCGRYGDLDPEIHDNVCPSRYPPTTEERK